The genomic DNA TAACATAAACATCTAGATTTCGAGCCCCTGACTCCAGTGCATATCGGAATTTCACATTTTTAGTTCCAGAAACAGCGCAGTAGATTCTATTCCACTGTACGGTTGCATTTGTTGCAGCATTAAAGTTGACATATTGGATAGTGTCATCACCCGAATAGGTGGCTTCTACTACGGAGTGGGTCAATGTTGTATCCGCTTCCCCTCCATAAGTCGTGTTGCTGATGGTCTTGCCACCCAATTCACCTACAAAAGTTGTAACACTTTGGGCAGGGAGCTGGGCTGTAAAGGCACCGCCAGACAGATTAATGGCCGATCCTGCTGCCAGATTTCTGCTGCCGTCCGTTACCCATGAAGATACTCTCGATGCAGTCCCGTTCTGTAGGGCGAACCTTTGGTTTACTGCTGAAGTACCTCGATTAATTGCAACAATAACTACCTTGTTGTCACCTTTATATGCAGAGGTGTAGATGTTTGTATTTGGATTCTTCGTTGCATCTACTCGTACATATCCGGGACGAACAAATTTCGAGAAATGAGCCATATTATAACCACGTTTGCTTATTGTACCGTCCTCATTCATAGGACCGTATTGTCTACGAATGTACCACCATACATATGTCTGAAAATCTCCCTCTACCATAGCATTGTGCATATGATATGAAACATCCAATGCCTCGGGCCAGCGATCTGCCGAGTTATTGTCGCTATTTGGATAGTATAC from Paenibacillus sp. FSL R10-2782 includes the following:
- a CDS encoding carbohydrate-binding protein, encoding MGGKTISNTTYGGEADTTLTHSVVEATYSGDDTIQYVNFNAATNATVQWNRIYCAVSGTKNVKFRYALESGARNLDVYVNGTKVISDAAFTATGSWATWGEKTIQVPMNSGNNTFKVVTTGAEGPNIESISVSAE